GCTCGTCACGAAGTAAACGGCGCGGCGACCGCCGTGGCCGGCCAGGGCGCCGCTCCGCGCCGCCGCGGCGGTATTTGTTCACTTAACTCAATAAACGCTCAAGAATCTCGCCGCACGGCCGTTATTTGTACCGGGATGGCCGCATGGGCGGCCATCTTCCGCCGGGGGCGAATCGCTGCCCGGCGCGCCGTCCGATGCCGCTCGACCGGAGCGCGCCGCGGCGGTGCGGACCCGCAGTATCCGGGCGGCGCCCCCTACCGGTCGAACCCGGCGGCGCGGCTCGCGACTACAGGATCGTGATGGATGCAAATGTCCCCGACGTAGTGTCACCTGCGCCCGCCGTGCTTACGGTCACCGGCGTCGGGAAGACCTACGAGCAGCCGGTGCTCGCCGACGTCAGCCTTGCGCTGCACGCCGGCGAAGTGCTTGCGCTCACGGGGGAAAACGGCGCGGGCAAGAGCACGCTCTCGAAGATCGTGAGCGGCCTCACGGCGCCGAGCGCGGGCAGCATGACGCTGATGGGCAGCCCGTATGCGCCGGCGAGCCGCCGCGAAGCCGAGGCGCTTGGCGTGCGCATGGTCATGCAGGAGCTGAACCTGCTGCCCACGCTCACCGTCGCGGAAAATCTTTTTCTGGACCGCCTGCCGCAGTCGGGGCCGCTGCGGTTCGGCTGGATCGATCGCAAACGGCTGCGCGAGGACGCGCGGGCCGCGATGGCGCAGGTCGGGCTCGAGGCGATCGACCCCGACACGCCGGTGGGAGAGCTCGGCATCGGGCATCAGCAGCTCGTGGAGATCGCGCGCAACCTGATCGGCAGTGCCGATGGTGTCGCAGATCCCGACGGTGGCAAACGCAGCGACATGCGGGTGCTGATCCTCGACGAGCCCACGGCCATGCTCACGGCTCGCGAAGTCGAACTGTTGTTCGAGCAGATCGCGCGGCTGAAGGCACGGGGCGTAGCGCTCGTCTACATCTCGCACCGGCTCGAAGAGCTCGAGCGCATCGCACAGCGCGTCGCGGTGCTGCGCGACGGCAAGCTCGTGCGCGTGGACGACATGGCGAACCTCACGCCCGAGCGCATCGTCGCGCTGATGGTGGGGCGCGAGCTTGGCGAGCGCATCGATCTGGGGCAGCGGCGCATCGGTGCGCCGCTTTTGAAAGTCGATGGGCTCACGCGTGCGAAGGCCGTACGCGATGTGTCGTTCGAGGTGCGCGCAGGCGAGATTTTCGGTGTTTCCGGGCTGATCGGCGCGGGCAGAACAGAGCTGATGCGGCTCATCTACGGCGCCGACCGCATGGAGCGCGGCACGGTGGCGCTGGCGAGCACGCCGGGCGCCGCGCCCGAGCCGGTGCAGATCGGCTCGCCCGCCGATGCGGTACGGCTTGGCATC
The Paraburkholderia acidiphila genome window above contains:
- a CDS encoding sugar ABC transporter ATP-binding protein, with protein sequence MDANVPDVVSPAPAVLTVTGVGKTYEQPVLADVSLALHAGEVLALTGENGAGKSTLSKIVSGLTAPSAGSMTLMGSPYAPASRREAEALGVRMVMQELNLLPTLTVAENLFLDRLPQSGPLRFGWIDRKRLREDARAAMAQVGLEAIDPDTPVGELGIGHQQLVEIARNLIGSADGVADPDGGKRSDMRVLILDEPTAMLTAREVELLFEQIARLKARGVALVYISHRLEELERIAQRVAVLRDGKLVRVDDMANLTPERIVALMVGRELGERIDLGQRRIGAPLLKVDGLTRAKAVRDVSFEVRAGEIFGVSGLIGAGRTELMRLIYGADRMERGTVALASTPGAAPEPVQIGSPADAVRLGIALITEDRKGEGLLLPQPLAANVTLGNVGAVSRYGVVDAARENTLARTQIDALRIRTSGPAQPVGELSGGNQQKVVIGRWLARDITQAMRVVLFDEPTRGIDVGAKFDIYALMGALAREGRALVVVSSDLRELMLICDRIGVMSAGRMTAIYGRDEWSQDKLLAAAFAGLRAEDALVADACDLPDVASLPGHVATQKLQERNDDPRGSAS